One window from the genome of Natrialba magadii ATCC 43099 encodes:
- a CDS encoding transposase produces the protein MVSYKAAWEGIPSDVVDPEYTSQRCPRTECQHTERANRHRKRFKCQQCEFQDHSDRKAAVCVVQNWFDEQSGNVPSLETLPRVRTVRRAASGGGGAADSHGRHSRSDVTSAGEA, from the coding sequence ATGGTGTCGTACAAGGCTGCGTGGGAAGGGATTCCCAGCGATGTGGTTGACCCGGAGTACACGAGCCAGCGGTGCCCAAGAACGGAGTGCCAGCACACAGAACGAGCGAACCGACACAGAAAGCGGTTCAAGTGCCAGCAGTGCGAGTTTCAAGACCATTCCGATAGGAAGGCGGCGGTGTGCGTTGTGCAGAATTGGTTTGACGAGCAGTCTGGAAATGTGCCGTCTCTCGAAACCCTTCCACGAGTTCGGACGGTGAGACGGGCGGCATCGGGCGGTGGTGGAGCCGCCGACTCTCACGGACGCCATTCGCGTTCGGATGTTACCTCCGCAGGGGAGGCGTAA
- a CDS encoding alkaline phosphatase family protein, with the protein MTDDTGSHDTASTDSTERTEQTEQTALEFDSETIDSTGRLIVLDVVGLQPQHIDPERTPTLHSLFPNERVTDLRPPFPALTVPTQTTLATGTGPSEHGDVSSGEFDRERRAAEFWERDRADRNRIWETASEAGLTTGALFFQHLIGTSADVAVTPSPIEDEDNNLIEMNCWTNPNGFYDDLQEAYAHFPLHNYWGPGANEEGSQWILSAAREAVERFDPDLLWVYVPHLDYVGQSDGPSSDAFDAELETVDEMLGDFLDFLSETDRWDETAVNLLSEYGFHDVEQPVFPNRALHEAGLLETDAEGDADIPNSAAFAMVDHQIAHVYLDTDADAGADAGTDDGANGNAGVDGDALESARELLADLDGVATVIDDAEKAEWGIDHPNAGDFVLVAEPDAWFQYYWWTDHDNAPPYATDMDIHDKPGFDPCELFFGEEGMVSLDPSTVSGSHGRVDESAYGCYALGGPAARDVDLSGIDAVDATAVTPTIEAVLEYGTLDQTAE; encoded by the coding sequence ATGACTGACGACACCGGAAGCCACGACACGGCCAGTACCGACAGCACCGAACGGACCGAACAGACCGAACAGACCGCACTCGAGTTCGACTCCGAAACGATCGACTCCACAGGCCGACTCATCGTTCTCGACGTCGTTGGGCTCCAGCCCCAGCACATCGACCCTGAACGGACGCCGACGCTGCACTCGCTCTTTCCGAACGAGCGGGTGACGGATCTTCGACCACCATTTCCCGCACTGACGGTGCCAACGCAGACGACCCTCGCGACCGGGACTGGGCCGAGCGAGCACGGCGATGTCTCGAGCGGTGAGTTCGACCGCGAGCGCCGGGCCGCCGAGTTCTGGGAGCGCGATCGCGCGGACCGGAATCGAATCTGGGAAACCGCAAGCGAGGCCGGGCTCACGACCGGTGCCCTGTTCTTCCAGCACCTGATCGGGACGTCCGCCGACGTGGCCGTGACGCCTTCGCCCATCGAGGACGAGGACAACAACCTGATCGAGATGAACTGCTGGACGAACCCCAATGGGTTCTACGACGACCTCCAGGAAGCGTACGCCCACTTCCCCCTGCACAACTACTGGGGGCCAGGCGCGAACGAGGAGGGAAGCCAATGGATCCTTTCGGCGGCGCGCGAGGCGGTCGAGCGCTTCGATCCCGACCTGCTCTGGGTGTACGTTCCCCATCTGGACTACGTCGGTCAGAGCGACGGGCCGAGTTCCGACGCGTTCGACGCGGAACTCGAGACGGTCGACGAGATGCTTGGAGACTTTCTCGACTTCCTCTCGGAGACCGACCGCTGGGACGAGACCGCGGTCAACCTCTTGAGCGAGTACGGCTTCCACGACGTCGAACAGCCAGTGTTCCCGAATCGGGCACTTCACGAGGCGGGACTCCTCGAAACCGATGCGGAGGGTGACGCCGACATTCCGAACTCCGCCGCGTTCGCGATGGTGGATCATCAGATTGCACATGTCTATCTGGACACGGACGCAGACGCGGGCGCGGATGCGGGGACAGACGACGGCGCGAACGGAAACGCGGGCGTGGACGGTGACGCACTCGAGTCGGCCCGCGAGTTGCTCGCCGATCTCGACGGCGTCGCCACCGTCATCGACGACGCCGAGAAGGCCGAGTGGGGGATCGACCACCCGAACGCGGGTGATTTCGTCCTCGTCGCGGAGCCGGACGCCTGGTTCCAGTACTACTGGTGGACCGACCACGACAACGCGCCGCCGTACGCGACCGACATGGACATCCACGACAAGCCCGGTTTCGACCCCTGCGAACTGTTCTTCGGTGAGGAGGGAATGGTCTCGCTCGACCCCTCGACGGTCAGCGGCTCCCACGGCCGCGTCGACGAATCCGCCTACGGTTGCTACGCCCTGGGCGGCCCCGCCGCGCGCGATGTTGATCTCAGTGGCATCGACGCCGTCGACGCGACGGCCGTGACGCCGACGATCGAGGCGGTACTCGAGTACGGGACGCTCGATCAGACAGCGGAGTGA